Proteins co-encoded in one Alcanivorax sp. genomic window:
- a CDS encoding penicillin-binding transpeptidase domain-containing protein translates to MKNRVRKTRQPHLQTRWRFVLAFWALCACLLLARAVDLQVIQHDFLAHQGDIRNLRVEPLAAHRGVIRDRSGRPLAVSTPVVTLWVNPREALAHQDAWARLGNNPVVNQKVFARKVRRHESREFVYLERGLAPETAKKVLDLDVPGIHSLTEYRRYYPAGEVSSHVVGFTNIDDQGQEGTELAMDTHLEGHSGRKKVVRDLLGRVIQDIEVLEPAEPGEDVTLSIDLRLQYLAYRELLSAVQKHKAKGGSAVVVDVRTGEVLAMVNQPAYNPNNRGNMDTAALRNRAVTDLFEPGSTMKPFTVAAALEMGMVTPSTTINTHPGTLRVGSKTIRDHRDYGIIDITTVLTKSSNVGTSKLALAMDQQALPDYLERFGFGQATGIAFPGESDGLLPLRSKWRDVERAALSYGYGLSVSAVQLAQAYAVIANDGMKVPLTLRKVEGVPRGEQVVGRAVSRQLVQMLETVVSREGTASRAQVPGYQVAGKTGTVHKVVAGGYADDSYIGLFAGLAPATDPRIVTVVVIDDPRGEAYYGGLVAAPAFSNIMSGVLRTLHVPPDRPEGLLAGTPESEDRS, encoded by the coding sequence ATGAAGAACCGGGTCCGCAAGACACGGCAACCACACCTCCAGACCCGCTGGCGCTTTGTGCTGGCGTTCTGGGCGCTGTGTGCCTGTCTGCTGCTGGCCCGGGCGGTGGACCTGCAGGTGATTCAGCACGATTTCCTCGCGCATCAGGGCGATATCCGCAATCTGCGGGTGGAGCCGCTGGCCGCACATCGTGGTGTCATTCGTGACCGGTCGGGTCGTCCTCTGGCAGTAAGTACCCCGGTTGTCACCCTGTGGGTGAACCCCCGCGAAGCGCTGGCGCATCAGGATGCCTGGGCGCGTCTGGGTAACAATCCGGTGGTGAACCAGAAAGTGTTTGCCCGCAAGGTGCGCCGTCACGAGAGTCGTGAGTTTGTTTATCTGGAGCGTGGGCTGGCACCGGAAACCGCGAAGAAAGTGCTGGATCTGGATGTGCCGGGTATCCACTCGCTCACCGAGTACCGTCGCTATTACCCGGCGGGTGAGGTGTCCAGTCACGTTGTGGGCTTTACCAATATCGATGATCAGGGCCAGGAAGGCACTGAGCTGGCCATGGATACGCACCTGGAAGGCCACAGTGGCCGCAAGAAGGTGGTGCGTGATCTGTTGGGCCGGGTGATTCAGGATATCGAAGTGCTGGAACCGGCCGAGCCGGGCGAAGATGTGACCCTGAGTATCGATCTTCGCTTGCAGTACCTTGCCTATCGCGAACTGCTTTCTGCGGTACAGAAACACAAGGCGAAGGGTGGCAGTGCCGTGGTGGTGGATGTGCGCACCGGCGAGGTGCTGGCCATGGTGAACCAGCCTGCCTATAACCCCAATAACCGCGGCAACATGGACACGGCTGCCCTGCGTAACCGGGCAGTGACCGATCTGTTCGAGCCGGGTTCCACCATGAAGCCGTTCACTGTGGCGGCCGCGCTGGAAATGGGCATGGTGACACCGTCCACCACGATCAATACCCACCCGGGCACCCTGCGCGTGGGCAGCAAGACCATCCGTGATCACCGTGACTACGGGATCATTGATATCACAACCGTGCTGACCAAGAGCTCCAACGTGGGTACCAGCAAACTGGCCCTGGCCATGGATCAGCAGGCGTTGCCAGATTATCTGGAGCGGTTCGGCTTCGGCCAGGCTACCGGTATTGCTTTTCCGGGTGAAAGTGATGGTCTGTTGCCCCTGCGCAGCAAATGGCGCGATGTGGAACGTGCGGCACTGTCTTACGGTTATGGCCTGAGCGTGTCCGCCGTGCAGCTGGCCCAGGCTTACGCTGTGATTGCCAATGACGGCATGAAGGTGCCGTTGACCCTTCGCAAGGTGGAAGGGGTGCCTCGTGGTGAGCAGGTGGTGGGCCGGGCGGTCTCCCGTCAGTTGGTACAGATGCTGGAAACCGTGGTCAGTCGTGAAGGGACCGCAAGCCGCGCCCAGGTGCCGGGTTATCAGGTGGCCGGCAAGACCGGTACGGTGCACAAGGTGGTGGCGGGTGGTTATGCCGACGACAGCTATATCGGCCTGTTTGCCGGGTTGGCACCTGCCACAGACCCGCGCATCGTAACCGTGGTGGTGATTGATGATCCGCGCGGAGAAGCCTACTACGGCGGGCTGGTCGCTGCGCCGGCATTTTCCAATATTATGAGCGGGGTGTTGCGCACCCTGCATGTGCCGCCGGACCGGCCCGAAGGGCTGCTGGCGGGCACGCCGGAGTCGGAGGACCGTTCATGA
- the ftsL gene encoding cell division protein FtsL, with the protein MTAPWAIRVLVVLIALSALGVSYSVHEARRLTDESQKLQQQQTRLESQWSQLLLEHSTWGSYARVERLAREKLGMKLPKTDERVLIRP; encoded by the coding sequence GTGACGGCGCCCTGGGCCATACGTGTCCTGGTGGTGCTGATTGCGCTGTCCGCGCTTGGAGTGAGCTACAGCGTCCATGAGGCGCGCCGGCTCACGGATGAAAGTCAGAAGCTGCAGCAGCAACAGACCCGGCTGGAAAGCCAGTGGAGCCAGTTGTTACTGGAGCACAGCACCTGGGGCAGCTATGCCCGGGTGGAGCGCCTGGCCAGAGAAAAGCTGGGCATGAAGTTACCGAAGACCGATGAGCGAGTGTTGATTCGACCATGA
- the rsmH gene encoding 16S rRNA (cytosine(1402)-N(4))-methyltransferase RsmH — protein MTDTGKQYEHLPVLLEEVLEMWFSRGDGFYVDGTFGRGGHSRALLAKLDADGRLTGIDRDPLAIAEGEKLAGEDSRFQIKASRFDCLPEVVAEQGRPIDGLLLDLGVSSPQLDDAGRGFSFLRDGPLDMRMDPTSGESAAEWLARAEEKEIADVLYRYGEERKSRRIARRICETRKEQPITRTLQLAELIQSVLGRGEPGKHPATRSFQALRIHINGELDALNEVLEQSLETLAIGGRLAIISFHSLEDRIVKLFIRDHSGRAPKGRGGLPLGDELPQRLEPVGKAIRAGKAELKVNVRSRSAVLRVAEKVA, from the coding sequence ATGACCGACACAGGGAAGCAGTACGAGCACCTGCCAGTCTTGCTGGAGGAGGTACTGGAAATGTGGTTCAGCCGTGGCGATGGATTTTACGTGGATGGCACCTTCGGGCGAGGTGGTCATAGCCGTGCGCTGCTGGCGAAGCTGGATGCCGACGGTCGGCTGACAGGCATTGACCGGGACCCCCTGGCGATTGCCGAAGGCGAGAAGCTGGCCGGTGAGGATAGTCGTTTCCAGATCAAGGCCAGCCGGTTTGATTGTCTGCCTGAGGTAGTGGCAGAGCAGGGCCGTCCCATTGATGGTCTGCTGCTGGATCTTGGGGTGTCTTCCCCGCAGCTGGATGATGCCGGGCGTGGCTTCAGCTTTCTGCGTGATGGGCCGCTGGATATGCGGATGGACCCCACCTCGGGCGAAAGTGCCGCTGAGTGGCTGGCCCGGGCGGAGGAAAAAGAGATTGCCGATGTGCTGTATCGCTACGGCGAGGAGCGAAAGTCACGCAGGATTGCCCGACGCATCTGCGAGACCCGCAAGGAGCAGCCCATCACTCGCACCCTCCAGCTGGCAGAGCTGATCCAGTCGGTGCTGGGGCGGGGTGAGCCGGGCAAGCACCCGGCCACGCGCAGCTTTCAGGCGCTGAGAATACATATAAACGGGGAGCTGGATGCGCTGAATGAAGTGCTGGAACAGTCCCTGGAGACGCTCGCCATCGGCGGGCGTCTCGCCATTATCAGCTTCCATTCCCTGGAAGACCGCATCGTGAAGCTGTTCATTCGCGATCATTCCGGCCGTGCTCCGAAAGGGCGTGGTGGTTTGCCGTTGGGGGATGAGTTGCCGCAGCGGCTGGAGCCGGTTGGCAAGGCGATTCGTGCCGGCAAGGCAGAGCTTAAGGTTAACGTGCGCTCGCGCAGTGCAGTATTGCGCGTGGCGGAGAAGGTGGCGTGA
- the mraZ gene encoding division/cell wall cluster transcriptional repressor MraZ produces the protein MFTGSTSLNLDAKGRLTMPTRYRASLIEACGGQLVLTRHPFDECLALYPRHEFTETANKLSAQRDSNPQVRQLKRRFLGQAVEIEMDSNGRLLVPPELRAAIGLEKQAMLIGQMHRFEIWTAESWSEEDGTLDPEALPDSVQELSF, from the coding sequence GTGTTTACTGGGAGCACATCACTCAATCTGGATGCCAAGGGGCGGCTCACCATGCCGACCCGGTACCGCGCTTCGTTGATCGAAGCCTGCGGCGGCCAGCTTGTGCTTACCCGTCACCCCTTTGATGAATGTCTGGCTCTTTACCCGCGCCACGAATTTACCGAAACCGCCAACAAGCTGTCCGCGCAACGGGACTCCAATCCCCAGGTGCGACAGCTGAAACGTCGTTTCCTCGGTCAGGCGGTGGAAATCGAAATGGACAGCAATGGCCGTTTGCTGGTGCCGCCGGAGTTGCGTGCCGCCATCGGTCTGGAGAAGCAGGCCATGCTCATTGGCCAGATGCACCGTTTCGAAATCTGGACAGCAGAAAGCTGGTCAGAAGAGGACGGCACCCTGGATCCGGAAGCCTTGCCGGACAGCGTGCAGGAGTTGTCTTTCTAA
- a CDS encoding MBL fold metallo-hydrolase, translating into MSQIDILYSRDDHEVLRFADLVSGEGVQANQFCIRHGERAALIDPGGDLTFTPLNIALSRLIKLENLEYILASHQDPDIIASLPRWLMHTPCKVVVSRLWSRFLPHLASTYEIARMGEQLQTRIQGVGDQGAVLPFGGDSLWVLPAHFLHSVGNFSFYDPVSRILFSGDVGASLGGEEGSVQDFNAHVDSMLGFHRRYMASNRACRLWAGMVRKLDPAMIVPQHGGYFGGEQVGRFLDWFSGLECGVDLLSEVDFRIPS; encoded by the coding sequence ATGTCACAGATCGATATCCTTTACAGCCGTGATGATCATGAGGTGCTGCGCTTTGCGGATCTGGTCTCCGGCGAAGGGGTGCAGGCCAACCAATTCTGCATTCGCCATGGCGAGCGTGCCGCGCTAATCGATCCCGGTGGGGACCTCACCTTTACCCCACTCAATATCGCCTTGAGTCGTCTGATCAAGCTGGAAAATCTGGAATACATTCTCGCCTCCCACCAGGATCCGGACATCATTGCCTCCCTGCCGCGTTGGCTCATGCACACCCCCTGCAAGGTTGTGGTGAGCCGGCTGTGGTCGCGCTTTCTGCCCCACCTGGCGTCTACCTACGAGATTGCCCGCATGGGTGAGCAGTTGCAGACGCGTATTCAGGGGGTGGGCGATCAGGGGGCGGTGCTGCCGTTTGGCGGTGACAGCCTGTGGGTATTGCCGGCGCATTTTCTCCATTCGGTGGGCAACTTCAGTTTCTATGATCCGGTCAGTCGCATCCTGTTCTCCGGGGATGTGGGCGCCTCCCTGGGCGGGGAGGAGGGCAGTGTGCAGGATTTCAATGCGCATGTGGACAGTATGCTCGGCTTCCATCGTCGCTACATGGCCAGTAACCGGGCCTGCCGCCTGTGGGCAGGCATGGTCCGCAAGCTGGACCCGGCCATGATTGTGCCCCAGCACGGGGGCTACTTCGGGGGCGAGCAGGTGGGCCGCTTTCTGGATTGGTTTTCGGGTCTGGAGTGTGGTGTGGATCTGTTGTCGGAGGTGGATTTCCGGATCCCGTCCTGA